A region from the Pseudomonas sp. Teo4 genome encodes:
- the dnaG gene encoding DNA primase → MAGLIPQSFIDDLINRLDIVDVVSSRVQLKKTGKNYSACCPFHKEKTPSFTVSPDKQFYYCFGCGAGGNALGFVMDHDNLDFPQAVEELARAAGMEVPREEGRRAQKPRQPTDSPLYPLLDAAAGFYRQALRSHPTRKAAVGYLKGRGLSGEIARDFGLGFAPPGWDNLLKHLGADSLQQKVMIDAGLLIENAESGKRYDRFRDRVMFPIRDSRGRIIAFGGRVLGDDKPKYLNSPETPVFRKGQELYGLYEARKNNRNLDEIIVVEGYMDVIALAQQGLRNAVATLGTATSEEHLKRLFRVVPSVLFCFDGDQAGRKAAWRALESTLSTLQDGRRARFLFLPEGEDPDSLVRAEGTDAFMARINQHAQPLADYFFEQLSNEADPRSLEGKAHMATLAAPLIEKIPGANLRQLMRNRLKEITGLDPQQVEQLAQHAPAPSSVPDYDPGYDYDAMASYTPDYGDMPQHDYAPAHQEQEWKPNKGGGKKQWSDKPWDKNRKGGKPWQQRDEAPPRVPAPVEPPTLAALRTLLHHPLLAGKVEDASHFADEEHLYSQLLVALIEAAQKNPGLSSMQLIARWHGTEQGRLLRALAEKEWLIVADNLEQQFFDTITSLSARQRERSLEQLLRKSRQSELTSEEKSQLLALLSRNVPAQTPTSSGA, encoded by the coding sequence ATGGCCGGGCTGATTCCCCAGAGTTTCATTGACGACCTTATCAACCGCCTCGACATCGTCGACGTGGTGAGTTCGCGCGTCCAGCTGAAAAAAACCGGCAAGAACTACTCCGCCTGCTGCCCGTTCCACAAGGAAAAGACACCTTCCTTCACGGTCAGCCCTGACAAGCAGTTCTACTACTGCTTCGGTTGCGGGGCCGGTGGCAATGCCTTGGGCTTCGTCATGGACCACGACAACCTGGACTTCCCCCAGGCCGTGGAAGAACTGGCCCGCGCAGCGGGCATGGAAGTACCTCGCGAGGAAGGCCGGCGCGCGCAGAAGCCCCGTCAGCCGACCGACTCACCGCTGTATCCCTTGCTGGATGCCGCCGCTGGCTTCTATCGCCAGGCCCTGCGCAGCCACCCAACCCGCAAGGCGGCGGTGGGCTACCTCAAAGGCCGCGGCCTGTCCGGCGAAATCGCCCGCGACTTTGGCCTGGGCTTCGCACCACCTGGCTGGGACAACCTGCTCAAGCACCTTGGCGCCGACAGCCTGCAGCAAAAGGTGATGATCGATGCCGGCCTGCTGATCGAGAACGCCGAAAGCGGCAAGCGCTATGACCGCTTCCGCGACCGCGTGATGTTCCCGATTCGCGACAGCCGCGGCCGCATCATCGCCTTCGGCGGCCGCGTGCTGGGCGACGACAAACCCAAGTACCTCAACTCCCCGGAAACCCCTGTGTTCCGCAAGGGCCAGGAGCTTTACGGGCTGTACGAGGCACGCAAGAACAATCGCAACCTCGATGAAATCATCGTCGTCGAAGGCTACATGGACGTCATCGCACTGGCCCAGCAGGGTCTGCGCAATGCCGTGGCAACCCTTGGCACCGCCACCAGCGAAGAACACCTCAAGCGCCTGTTCCGCGTGGTACCCAGCGTGCTTTTCTGCTTCGACGGCGACCAGGCCGGGCGCAAGGCTGCCTGGCGCGCCCTGGAGTCGACCCTGTCGACCCTGCAGGATGGCCGGCGCGCGCGTTTCCTGTTCCTGCCCGAAGGTGAAGACCCGGACAGCCTGGTACGCGCCGAAGGCACCGATGCCTTCATGGCCCGCATCAACCAGCACGCCCAACCGCTGGCAGACTACTTCTTCGAGCAACTGAGCAACGAGGCCGACCCTCGCTCACTGGAAGGCAAGGCCCATATGGCGACCTTGGCCGCACCGTTGATCGAAAAGATTCCAGGCGCCAACCTGCGTCAGCTGATGCGCAATCGCCTGAAGGAAATCACCGGCCTCGATCCACAGCAGGTAGAACAGCTGGCCCAACACGCTCCAGCCCCGAGCAGCGTGCCGGACTACGACCCTGGCTACGACTACGACGCCATGGCCAGTTACACCCCCGACTACGGCGACATGCCGCAGCACGACTACGCCCCCGCCCACCAGGAGCAGGAGTGGAAGCCCAACAAGGGGGGCGGCAAGAAGCAGTGGAGCGACAAGCCCTGGGACAAGAACCGCAAGGGCGGCAAGCCTTGGCAGCAACGTGACGAAGCCCCGCCGCGAGTGCCCGCGCCGGTGGAACCGCCCACCCTGGCCGCCCTGCGAACCCTGCTGCATCACCCGCTTCTGGCGGGGAAAGTGGAGGACGCCAGCCATTTCGCCGACGAAGAACACCTGTACAGCCAGCTACTGGTTGCGCTGATCGAAGCCGCGCAGAAAAATCCTGGGCTAAGCTCAATGCAGCTGATCGCACGCTGGCACGGCACCGAACAAGGTCGCCTGTTGCGGGCTCTGGCGGAAAAGGAATGGCTGATCGTGGCCGACAACCTTGAACAACAGTTTTTCGACACTATAACTAGCTTGTCCGCCCGCCAACGCGAGCGCAGCCTGGAACAACTGCTCAGGAAATCACGTCAAAGCGAATTGACCAGCGAGGAAAAATCTCAGCTCCTCGCCCTGCTGAGCCGGAATGTTCCCGCACAAACGCCGACCTCATCTGGCGCGTGA
- the rpsU gene encoding 30S ribosomal protein S21, with product MPAVKVKENEPFDVALRRFKRSCEKAGVLAEVRSREFYEKPTAERKRKAAAAVKRHAKKVQREQRRAVRLY from the coding sequence ATGCCAGCCGTCAAAGTTAAAGAGAACGAACCCTTCGACGTAGCTCTGCGTCGTTTCAAGCGCTCCTGCGAAAAAGCCGGTGTACTGGCTGAAGTTCGTAGCCGCGAGTTTTACGAGAAGCCGACCGCCGAGCGTAAGCGCAAAGCAGCTGCTGCTGTTAAGCGTCACGCCAAGAAAGTTCAGCGCGAACAGCGCCGCGCCGTTCGTCTGTACTAA
- the tsaD gene encoding tRNA (adenosine(37)-N6)-threonylcarbamoyltransferase complex transferase subunit TsaD encodes MLVLGLETSCDETGVALYDSERGLLADALFSQIDLHRVFGGVVPELASRDHVKRMLPLIRQVLDEAGCVATEIDAIAYTAGPGLVGALLVGASCAQALAFAWDIPAIGVHHMEGHLLAPMLEEQPPEFPFVALLVSGGHTQLVRVDGIGRYELLGESLDDAAGEAFDKTAKLIGLNYPGGPEIARLAEQGVPGRFVFPRPMTDRPGLQFSFSGLKTFALNTWQQCRDAGDDNEQTRCDVSLAFQQAVVETLTIKCKRALKQTGLKRLVIAGGVSANKALRASLEEMLAGIKGNVYYARPRFCTDNGAMIAYAGCQRLLAGQQQDLAISVQARWPMEQLPPV; translated from the coding sequence ATGCTAGTACTGGGATTGGAAACATCCTGCGACGAAACCGGCGTCGCATTATACGACAGCGAGCGCGGTTTGTTGGCCGACGCGTTGTTCAGCCAGATCGACCTGCACCGCGTGTTTGGCGGAGTGGTGCCAGAGCTTGCGTCGCGTGACCACGTCAAGCGCATGCTGCCGCTCATCCGCCAGGTGCTGGATGAGGCCGGCTGCGTGGCCACCGAGATCGACGCCATCGCCTACACCGCGGGTCCTGGCCTGGTCGGTGCGCTGCTGGTGGGTGCCTCGTGCGCCCAGGCCCTGGCATTTGCCTGGGATATTCCGGCAATCGGCGTTCATCACATGGAAGGCCATTTGCTCGCACCCATGCTGGAGGAACAGCCTCCTGAGTTTCCGTTCGTCGCCTTGTTGGTGTCCGGCGGCCATACTCAGCTGGTGCGTGTCGATGGCATCGGCCGCTATGAACTGCTGGGCGAGAGCCTGGACGATGCGGCCGGCGAGGCATTCGACAAGACCGCCAAGCTGATCGGCCTCAACTATCCGGGTGGCCCTGAGATTGCTCGTCTGGCCGAGCAGGGCGTCCCAGGGCGCTTCGTGTTCCCGCGTCCGATGACTGATCGTCCTGGCCTGCAGTTCAGCTTCAGTGGCCTCAAGACATTCGCGCTCAACACCTGGCAGCAATGCCGCGATGCCGGTGACGACAATGAGCAAACCCGTTGCGACGTGTCCCTGGCGTTCCAGCAGGCGGTGGTGGAGACTCTGACCATCAAGTGCAAGCGTGCTCTCAAGCAAACCGGCCTCAAGCGCCTGGTCATCGCCGGTGGCGTGAGCGCCAACAAGGCGCTGCGGGCATCGCTGGAAGAAATGCTGGCCGGCATCAAAGGCAACGTGTACTACGCTCGCCCCAGGTTCTGCACTGACAACGGCGCGATGATCGCCTATGCCGGCTGCCAGCGCTTGCTGGCCGGGCAGCAGCAGGATCTGGCGATCAGCGTGCAGGCCCGCTGGCCTATGGAGCAGTTACCGCCGGTCTGA
- the plsY gene encoding glycerol-3-phosphate 1-O-acyltransferase PlsY, translated as MFWLLALLAYLLGSLSFAIVLSRLTGSPDPRSSGSGNAGATNMLRLAGRKLAILTLLGDLCKGLLPVLLARLAGLDLQEQGWVGVCAVLGHLFPLYFHFQGGKGVATAAGMLMGLYFPAALLAIGAWMLTFYLTRTSSLAALIATPLTLPLLAWREPEALLPISVLTVMIVWRHRNNLRDLFAGRERHF; from the coding sequence ATGTTTTGGTTATTGGCGCTGCTCGCCTACCTGCTCGGCTCGCTGTCCTTCGCCATTGTCCTAAGCCGCCTTACAGGCAGCCCGGACCCGCGTTCCAGCGGCTCGGGCAATGCTGGCGCCACCAACATGCTACGCCTGGCGGGCCGTAAACTCGCGATCCTGACCCTGCTTGGCGACCTGTGCAAGGGGCTTTTGCCCGTCCTGCTGGCCCGCCTTGCTGGCCTGGACCTTCAGGAACAGGGCTGGGTTGGCGTCTGCGCAGTGCTTGGGCACCTGTTCCCGCTGTACTTCCACTTCCAGGGTGGCAAAGGCGTTGCCACAGCAGCCGGCATGCTCATGGGCCTGTACTTCCCCGCCGCACTGCTGGCCATCGGCGCCTGGATGCTTACGTTCTACCTCACCCGCACCAGCTCGCTGGCCGCATTGATCGCCACGCCATTGACCCTGCCATTACTGGCATGGCGCGAGCCAGAAGCGCTGCTGCCAATCAGCGTGCTGACCGTCATGATCGTCTGGCGGCACCGCAACAATCTGCGGGACCTTTTTGCCGGACGCGAACGCCACTTCTGA
- the folB gene encoding dihydroneopterin aldolase — MDRVFIEGLEVDTVIGAYDWERDIRQCLRLDLSFAWDNRPAAAGDDLSLALDYASVSARIQAFAEQARFELVETFAERLVATLMEEFHIPWVRLKLTKPGAVPAARGGVGVEIERGCL; from the coding sequence TTGGACAGAGTGTTCATCGAAGGCCTGGAAGTCGATACCGTCATCGGTGCCTATGACTGGGAGCGGGATATTCGCCAGTGCCTGCGCCTGGACCTGAGTTTCGCCTGGGACAACCGCCCCGCAGCGGCCGGTGACGATCTCAGCCTGGCGCTGGACTATGCCAGCGTTTCGGCGCGTATCCAGGCATTCGCCGAGCAGGCACGCTTCGAACTGGTGGAAACGTTCGCCGAGCGTTTGGTCGCCACGCTGATGGAAGAGTTCCATATCCCTTGGGTGCGGCTGAAACTGACCAAACCAGGTGCGGTCCCGGCAGCCCGTGGCGGTGTTGGCGTGGAGATCGAGCGCGGATGTCTCTGA
- the folK gene encoding 2-amino-4-hydroxy-6-hydroxymethyldihydropteridine diphosphokinase, with translation MSLSTVYLGLGSNINRQAHLCAGLDALAGILTDMRCSPAFESQAVGIKSGPFINFVVTGKTDLPLMELDRRLKFIEADNGRYAPDRKGLPLDIDVLMYDDLHGTFDGLVLPRAEILKNAFVLWPLSLLAPELVHPGAGKSMAQLWQEASIDQVLAPVAFEWRGLQLTLV, from the coding sequence ATGTCTCTGAGCACGGTATACCTGGGCCTGGGTAGCAACATAAACCGCCAGGCACACCTGTGTGCCGGGCTGGACGCGCTGGCGGGCATTCTCACGGACATGCGCTGCTCTCCGGCATTCGAGAGCCAGGCGGTAGGGATCAAGAGTGGCCCGTTCATCAACTTCGTGGTCACCGGCAAGACAGACCTTCCACTGATGGAGTTGGACCGCCGGCTCAAGTTCATCGAGGCGGATAACGGCCGCTACGCACCTGACCGCAAGGGCTTGCCACTGGATATCGACGTGCTGATGTATGACGATCTGCACGGCACCTTCGATGGGCTGGTGTTGCCCAGGGCAGAGATTTTGAAGAACGCTTTCGTGCTGTGGCCGTTGTCGCTGCTGGCGCCTGAGTTGGTGCATCCGGGGGCCGGGAAGAGCATGGCGCAGTTGTGGCAAGAGGCGAGCATCGATCAGGTGCTGGCGCCCGTGGCGTTCGAGTGGCGGGGGTTGCAGCTGACCCTGGTTTGA